Below is a window of Natronorubrum halophilum DNA.
GACCTCGAGTCCACGCCGCGCGGCCTCTACGGCGGCGGCGTCGGCTACTACTCCTGGACCCGTGACGCGGATTTTGCGATCGTCATTCGAACGGCGACGGTCGAGCGCGAACCGGAACGGGACCGGATTACCGTCCAGGCCGGCGCGGGACTGGTCGCCGACAGCGATCCCGAAGCCGAGTACGAGGAAACCGAGAAGAAGATGGGCGGCGTGCTCGCAGCCCTCGAAACGATCGAAGGACCCGACGACGTGATCGAGACGGACGGCGAGGACGAGACGGTGACGGCGGACCTCGAGTTCACGCCGGAGGTGAGCCGATGAGCGTCACCGGCGAGGAACGCACCGACGAAACGGGGGCAGCGCCGGACCCGAAGACGGTGCTGTTCGTCGACAACTACGACTCCTTTACGTACAACCTCGTGGAGTACGTCAGCCAGCACGCGGGCACCGAAACCGCCGTGTTGAAAAACACCGCGTCGCTCGAGGCGGTTCGGGCGGTCGATCCCGACGCGATCATCATCAGTCCGGGTCCGGGCCACCCGAAGAACGACCGCGATGTCGGCATCACGATGGCCGTTCTCCGCGAGATAAGCCCGGAAATTCCGACGCTCGGCGTCTGTCTCGGACTCGAGGCCGCCGTCTACGAGTACGGCGGCACCGTCGGCCGAGCGCCGGACCCGATCCACGGCAAGGCCTCGGCCGTCGACCACGACGGGGCGGGCGTCTTCGCCGGCCTCGAGCAGGGCTTCCGGGCCGGACGGTATCACTCGCTCGTCGCGACGGAGGTTCCCGACTGCTTCGAGGTTTCGGCGACGGCAGAACACGGCAGCGCGGAACGCAGTTCCGCTGGCTCCGCGGTGGAACCGCAGAACGACGAGACGCTCGTCATGGGCGTTCGCCACCGCGAGTACTCCCTCGAGGCCGTCCAGTTTCATCCCGAGAGCGTGCTCACGGCGGTCGGTCACGACGTGATCGAGAACTTCCTCGAGTCGGTGTAAGAACGCGAGCAATGTCGGCGGCGGAGCGAATTCTCGGCGTCTGAGCGGGCGAAATGCCGTCGGAGAAATCGGCGGAGCGGATCGAAACGCGACGAGCGAACGGCAAGCGTCGACGCTCGAGAACGAGTGGAGTTGGGTTTGGAGGGGAGTCCTGCGGTCGGCCGATGCGTACCGGAAGCGCCGATCTAGACGCCGGGAATCAGCTCGAGCGTCCCGGTCGCCCACAGCCCCGCGAGGACGACCGCGGCGACGATGCCGACGCGAACGGCCAGTTTGATCGCAATACGGAGCGCGATGATGGCGACCGCAAACGCGGCCAGCGCGACCAGGGCGAGCAGGACGGTCGAGGACGTCAACAATCCGATCATACTGCATCCCCCGCACTGCAGGGACGTAATCTTTCTGGATGTCGTGATGGAGTCGCTATCCGGACTATCATCGGTAGCGATTTATCCAGCCGAAAGATAGTCCATCCGTAAAACTAAAATCGATAGGTAGCAACGGGATTCGTGATGGTTAGCGCTACTTTCAGTTCGGTCTGAAAATCGTTAAGGCCGTTGGCGTTGTAGTTGCTCACAGCAACGATCACGGCCATTTCGACGGCCGTGATCGAAGGAAACGATACAGAACCATCTATACAACCATAATTGTCCTAATACAAGAAAAGTAGGACAACAACACCCGGTTTTAAGATGCATGGCTGATTACCGAACCTTCGTCACGAATGATGCAATTTAGAACTCACACCCACGCCAGAATCGATACCCGGCAACGGGATACCTACGAGGTGAACCACGCATGAGCGACTCGGAGCTCTCCGCGGCGGAGCTAACCCTCCCGATCAAACGGACCGACGGCGACACGCTCGAGGAGCGCCTGACGGACAACGCCTACGAGAACATCCTCCCGGCACGATACCTTCGCAAGGACGCCGACGGCAACCTCACCGAGACGCAAGAGGAACTGTTCAAACGGATCGGAAACAACATCGCGCTGGCCGAAGCCGTCTACGAGGCCGAAAAGCGCGACCTCGAGATCACGGTGACGCCGGACCAGCTCAAGCCGGGCCATCCGCGACGAGACGAACTCGCCGCGGAGGTCTTCGGCGAGGGAACGACGGCGGAAGACGACGTCGAGACCGCGCTCACCGAGGGCAACGTCAACAAGTTCGCCTACGAGACGGTCGTTCCGGAGCTCCCCGACGACGTTCGCGAACACGTCGAGGACACCGCCGAGACGTTCATCGACGGGATGGAATCGCTCTCCTTTATGCCGAACTCGCCGACGCTGATGAACGCCGGCGACGAACTCCAGCAGCTCTCCGCGTGTTTCGTCATGAGCCCCGACGACGACCTCTCGGACATCCACGAGACCGCAAAGAAGGCCGCGGAGGTCTTCCAGTCCGGCGGCGGCGTCGGCTACGGCTTCTGGCAACTGCGCCCCTTCGGCGACTCGGTCGGCTCGACGGGCGGTATCGCCTCGGGCCCGATCACCTTCATGCGGACCTACGACCAGCTCTGTGAGACGATTGCCCAGGGCGGCACCCGACGCGGTGCCCAGATGGGCATCATGCGCGTCTCCCACCCCGACGTCATCGAGTTCATCCACGCCAAGAACAAGGACGTCTCGCTCGCGCACACGCTGCGACTGAACGACCCCGACGACTACACGTACACCACCTTCAGCGAAGCGCTCGAGGAAGCCCGCAGCCTCATCGACGAGGACGGCCGCGTGCCCAAGCACCTGCGAAACGCCGTCGAGGGCCATCTCTCGAACTTCAACATCTCCGTCGGCGTCACCGACGCGTTCATGGAAGCGGTCCAGAACGGCGAGGAGTACACCTTCACCAACCCGCGGACGGAGGAGCCCCACATCGCCAGCGAAGAGACGAAAGAGATGTACAGCCGCTACGACCTCGGCGAGCACGTCGAGGTCGGCGAACCGCTCTCGATTCCCGCCGAACTCATCTTCGAACGCATCGTCTCCGGTGCCCACGAAAACGGAGAGCCGGGCGTCATCTACCTCGAGCGGGTGAATAAACAGCACTCCTTCGACATCGAAGAACACGAAGATCACCAGATTCTGGCGACGAATCCGTGTGGCGAACAGCCGCTCGAGGAGTATGAAGCCTGCAACCTGGGCCACATCAACCTCTCGACGCTCGCCGACCAGGGCGCGCCCGACTGGCGCGTCTGGAGCGAAGAGCACGCCGACGAGTACGACTCTCAGGCGGCGGCCGTCGACGCCTTCCTCGAGGAGGCCATCGACTACGCGGAGTTCGACGAGCGCATCGAGTACGGCACCCGCTTTTTGGAGAACGTCGTCACGATGTCCGACTTCCCGGTCGAGGAGATCGAGGAGAAGGTCCGGGACATGCGCAAGATCGGTCTCGGCGTCATGGGCCTGGCCCAGTTGTACATCCAACTCGGCATCAAGTACGGCAGCGACGAGGGGAACGAGGTCGCCCGCCAGCTGATGACCCACATCAACCACGGCGCGAAGGCGACGAGCCACGACCTCGCGACGGAACGCGGCTCCTTCAACGACTGGGACGACTCGAAGTACGCCGACCCGACCGAGTACCGCGAGTGGTTCGAACACCAGACCGGCGAGGACGCCGACGACTGGGCCGACGGCTTCCCGATCCGCAACCACAACGTGACGACCATCGCCCCGACGGGAACGACCTCGATGGTCGGCAACACGACGGGCGGCTGCGAGCCGATCTATAACGTCGCCTACTACAAGAACGTCACCGACGACGTGCAGGGCGACGAGATGTTGGTCGAGTTCGACGACTACTTCCTGCGTACCTTAGAGGACAACGACATCGACGTCGACGCCGTCAAGGAGGAAGCCCAGGAGCAGATGGCGACCAACCAGTTCGAGGGCGTCGAAGGATTGTCGACGGTGCCGGACGCGATCGGCGAACTATTCGTCATCACGAGCGACCTCTCGGCGAAACAACACGCCGCCGTCCAGTGTGCCGCACAGAAGGGCGTCGACTCCGCGATTTCGAAGACGGTCAACGCGCCGAACGACTCCACGCTCGAGGACGCCAAGGAGGTCTTCGAGTGGGTCTACGAGAACGGCGGCAAGGGCGTCACCTACTACCGCGACGGCACCCGGAGCAAGCAGGTGCTGACCACGCGCGCCGACAACGCGGACTTCGCCGACGAGACCGAAGCCGCACAGGCGCTCGTCGAACAGATCGACGAGATCTTCGGCGGCCTCGAGGCCTTCCTCGGCAGCGACGAGGTGCGAGACGTGCTCGAGGAAGACGTCGATTCGCTCGTCGAAGCGGGGGCCGACCCGGTGACGGTCGACTTCACCGAGAAGCGCGAACGGCCCGACGCCCTGCAGGGCGTCAGCCAGCGCATCGACACCGGCTACGGGAAGGTCTACGTGACGATCAACGAGGACCCCGAGACCGGCCAGCCGTTCGAACTGTTCGCGAACATCGGCCACTCGGGCGGCTTCACGAACTCCTTTACCGAGGCGCTGGCGAAGGTCATCTCGACCTCGCTGCGCTCGGGCGTCGACCCAGAAGAGATCGTCGACGAA
It encodes the following:
- the trpG gene encoding anthranilate synthase component II — translated: MSVTGEERTDETGAAPDPKTVLFVDNYDSFTYNLVEYVSQHAGTETAVLKNTASLEAVRAVDPDAIIISPGPGHPKNDRDVGITMAVLREISPEIPTLGVCLGLEAAVYEYGGTVGRAPDPIHGKASAVDHDGAGVFAGLEQGFRAGRYHSLVATEVPDCFEVSATAEHGSAERSSAGSAVEPQNDETLVMGVRHREYSLEAVQFHPESVLTAVGHDVIENFLESV
- a CDS encoding adenosylcobalamin-dependent ribonucleoside-diphosphate reductase codes for the protein MSDSELSAAELTLPIKRTDGDTLEERLTDNAYENILPARYLRKDADGNLTETQEELFKRIGNNIALAEAVYEAEKRDLEITVTPDQLKPGHPRRDELAAEVFGEGTTAEDDVETALTEGNVNKFAYETVVPELPDDVREHVEDTAETFIDGMESLSFMPNSPTLMNAGDELQQLSACFVMSPDDDLSDIHETAKKAAEVFQSGGGVGYGFWQLRPFGDSVGSTGGIASGPITFMRTYDQLCETIAQGGTRRGAQMGIMRVSHPDVIEFIHAKNKDVSLAHTLRLNDPDDYTYTTFSEALEEARSLIDEDGRVPKHLRNAVEGHLSNFNISVGVTDAFMEAVQNGEEYTFTNPRTEEPHIASEETKEMYSRYDLGEHVEVGEPLSIPAELIFERIVSGAHENGEPGVIYLERVNKQHSFDIEEHEDHQILATNPCGEQPLEEYEACNLGHINLSTLADQGAPDWRVWSEEHADEYDSQAAAVDAFLEEAIDYAEFDERIEYGTRFLENVVTMSDFPVEEIEEKVRDMRKIGLGVMGLAQLYIQLGIKYGSDEGNEVARQLMTHINHGAKATSHDLATERGSFNDWDDSKYADPTEYREWFEHQTGEDADDWADGFPIRNHNVTTIAPTGTTSMVGNTTGGCEPIYNVAYYKNVTDDVQGDEMLVEFDDYFLRTLEDNDIDVDAVKEEAQEQMATNQFEGVEGLSTVPDAIGELFVITSDLSAKQHAAVQCAAQKGVDSAISKTVNAPNDSTLEDAKEVFEWVYENGGKGVTYYRDGTRSKQVLTTRADNADFADETEAAQALVEQIDEIFGGLEAFLGSDEVRDVLEEDVDSLVEAGADPVTVDFTEKRERPDALQGVSQRIDTGYGKVYVTINEDPETGQPFELFANIGHSGGFTNSFTEALAKVISTSLRSGVDPEEIVDELCGTRSPKVAWDKGEQIQSIPDAIGSAMRRYLENEIDKPYPKQQTLEESADADTEVEYDDHQTDGGAAARNGANADDDTTQDLIDAGESPECPDCGSMTLYFSEGCKTCESCGWSEC